Part of the Zygotorulaspora mrakii chromosome 2, complete sequence genome, TGGTGTTGATCCCATGCCACATTGAGTCCAGCTGGGCTTAGAACATTAGGAATACCTTGTTGCCTCAATTGAGCAGCATTCGGCAACTTGGGTACTGTATGGATACCTCTCTTGCTCAAGAGTGTACGCAACATTATTTCACAGTTACTATCACAAACGTGAGATCACCCACCCTATTTTACGCTAAATATGTTCACAAGTATGTTTAAAAGTGAAGTTATTACACCTGTTTGATTCATTCGACCTATCTTCTCTACTTACGATGAAAAAAGCAttaagaatgaaaaaaaattataaaaattaaaaaaatgagagcTAAGGGATTCGAACCCTTGCATCCGAAGATATCAGAGAATTTAACTTGATAACAACCTAAATCTGACGCCTTAAACCACTCGGCCAAACTCCCATACAATGTATATTATCTTACATTTAACACACATGTATATAGGTTAGGAAATCTGGAGCTCAAATCTATCTTGCGTCTTGATCGAAGATTCTCCTTCACCCCGTTTGGAACATGTGTGCATTCAAATCATTGAGATATATATTGGTATCCGTTGACGTCAGAtgtatttagaaagaatgttttcttcggcgttgtcgatagtaacttggtttgacattgatgataatgctatgatatttaattatagagatatataattccttggtttctatatcatgaattgagataaaactaattgaacttggattaatatctggaaaatactTCAGGATTTATACCCAGCAattcgcacctattgaaccataagagaggacgacgggtgaagaattttgatcgtcatcacaccatttctagttccatagaattcacagtacaactgttatttcatgttccatgccatagactccttcgtagtcagactcctgagttgtaaacgtctcgtgatagattatcatccgatatctttccagtatcgattgacattctgttagggtttcatctgacttcgtttattttgttttacagaccaattgtctctttctgattcttataagtcatctctttaatgtatcttacaatatcgatttatatttcaacaattatATCACATTCTAGAAATGGTTTGGTGACAGGCCGCGTTATGACTTTAGAAAATGAGATTCCTTCGCTCCCTTTTACGCCTTGTGCCACAATAGGTGTTACTCTTCGGTGTAAGTACCAACACTTTTTCCAGGCATCTCATTTCGTTCAGCTCATCATTTAATTTCATGCCATAGACAAAGAAGTGCTTCTTTATCTCAATAGTTCAACATAACAGTAAAAGTAGCAATACTTTTCCTAATGTGTTCCAGGAATTGTGATAAAGACCCCATCGATAGTTTACGAGCCGAAACAATTTCTATGAACCACGTCCTATAAACCACTACGTCAGAATCGCTTGGGGTAATATTCAGATAACGAGCAAAACAAGTTTATACGCAGAGAGCATGAATTTGTGAGTCAGGTATCCTGTTATGATTGATCGAGAAGAGCGCATGACAATTGACTGCCTGATGACCATGAACATCACTTTTCTCTCCTAATTCGGTGTCCGCACTACGTCAATGTCTTTGGTCTACATCCATTGAAATCTCTGAGTCCAGTTACGAGTAACATCGTCATATGGATCTCAAACGGGAGGCTAACAGGTTTGAAAGttaatttggaaattctCATAACTGCCTTCAAGAGCAGCAGATGACCGGAAGATCCCATCATGATCATACcgttttttgaagatggcagtttgaagaaacatCATATACCACGAATTTGCCATCAATACATTTGCAAGCAAGAATCAGGCTCCCCCCTTGGTTAGATGAATTATCCCTGCTAATAGATTCCCATTATGAGTTTGACCGGTACAATTAAACGAAGCCTTTCGAGCTTCACACATAATGCTGTTAAAAATGGGGCATTTAGGAGGCTGGCGGCAAAAAAGGCTCAACCAACAAGAATAGTACGACCATGGGAATCCCCTGAAAATAGTAATACAGAAACTACTTTCATTCAACCGCACCATCCTATTGCAACcagaattttgaatgaacCCACAATAATTGTAGAACGTCAGCTGGAAATGATGAACGTTTTTCTTGGGTTCGAGCAAGCAAATAAGTATGCAATATTGGACGTTATGGGGAATAGGATAGGCTATATGCAGGAAAGAGACTTCTCATTTATGAAGTCGATAATGAGGCAAGTATACAGATTACACAGACCATTTACAGTTGATGTTTTCGACAATTGGGGAAATGTGATTTTGACCATCAAAAGGCCGTTCTCCTGGATCAATTCCCACATTAAAGCATTTTTACCACCAGTAACCACAGTTGAGCAGAACTACTTGGAATCCCCTGCTAAATCGAGCGCTGTGTCGAGCAAAACATTTGGTGGCTCCAGTGGTGTGCCAATACCACAGGTGATTGGTGAGTCAGCTTCCGAAGGCATCCTTGTGGGTGAATCTATCCAAAACTGGCACCTGTGGAGACGTAGGTATGAGCTGTTCCAAAGGGAGAAAGGCTCAGATGGTTCATTCTCAGAATTTGGCCAAATTGATGCCCcatttttgtcttttgattttcctGTGTCAGACGAGAAGGGAAAGATCATTGCAGGTGTTGATAGAAATTGGGTTGGTTTGGGCAGAGAAATGTTTACTGATACCGGTGTTTATATTGTCAGGTTTGACTCAAGTCAGAGCTTCGATGGAGTTCATCCGCCAGAAGTTATTGGCGACTCTGTGCTAAACTTGGATCAAAGAGCAGTCCTGTTGGCAAACGCCCTCTCGATAGACTTTGATTACTTTTCAAGACATTCGGGTCATGGCGGAGGACTGCTTTCTTTTGGCTCGTATGATGACTAGCAGTGCTATAATCTGTAAATAATTTCGCGCTCATGTCGAAACATATATATGCAACAGACGTCATAttatataaaaataatgtAAATCAGCTAAGAGAGAATGCGCAGTAATATTATGAGGGCCATGGATTCGTAATGGCTGCTTGAAGAGATGAACTGTAAGCAAAAGGCTTGAACAGGTTGTGATATACTTTACCGGGTTGCATAATCACGTGACCGAAAGCTTTGAAGGtaagaatttgaagatgttcTACAAGTCCCCGATATTATAATATGAAAGACTTAGAAAATTGAGCACCATAACTTTTGAATACTCTGAAGAGCTCTGGATTGTTGTGAGAGCATGGGAAGTACATATAATGAAGTTTCTCCATTGGCCTTGggaaaatcaagaaatcaaagacgCAGTAAAGATCAAAAGACAAGAGATGATGATAGTTCCTACGTGCCAGCACCTCCACCAGAGTCACCACCGCTACGAGTGGAGCCACCTGGATTTAATACAGCTTCAATAATGGGTGGGTCAGATCCACTTCAAACAGCGCCAACTAAAAGAAACCGTAATGGAATCAACAATGCCACCAGTTTTATGGCATCAGTTCCCGCTTTTAGCTTACCAAATGCACAACTTCAAAGAAGTTTACCGATACCTAGCGCTTCTGGTACCATTTTGGAGCCACAGGCAGGAAAGTCGATGAATATATATGGGGGTGCCGGACCCCTCATGAGTTCAACAAAGGCTGCAAACAATAAGTTTCAAGTACCACTCGACTCTTCGGTTGAAACGAGGGAAAATTTTGGGCTGGCCCGTGTTCAAGAAGCTCATTTGATCAAAGGTAACAATAAGAAACGCAAAATGAGTAATAATATGAAGTCTTCCAAGCAATTGAAGGAAGATGCTTCAGCAAGTTCCATAGAGGagcaagaaagaagaaaaaaaagagcagaaaAGTTCAGGACTTCAAGAGATAACAGCAACAACTATAATTTTGACAATGATGAGAATTTTGCTAATTTGAATGCTATTAGTACGAAATCACATAAATTTGATAAGAATAATCGTATTATTGGACTTTGTCAGGATCTAGAAAAATCTTACTTAAGATTAACCTCTGAGCCAAATCCTAATCTTGTAAGACCTTTGACAGTGCTGAAAAAGACATATGCGCTGCTCATGAACAAGcacaaaaagaagaaggcaAGCTATCAGTATTTATGTGatcaattcaaatcaatGAGACAAGACCTCAGGGTTcaaatgattgaaaatCAGTTCACTGTAAAAGTTTATGAATCCCACGCCAGAATTGCACTAGAAAATGGCGATATTGGCGAATTCAATCAGTGCCAAAGCCGGCTGATCGTATTGTTTGAATTATCCAGTATCAAAgcatcttttcttgaagagTTTACAAGCTATAGAATTCTTTATTATACGCTAACCGAAGACAATGGTAACATAAACATGCTGAGACTAGAACttataaagaaaaatccaGCTGTTTTCAGTAATCGAATGGTAAAAACAGCTTTTGATTTAGCGCATGCAAGATTGATGGGTGACTATCATAATTTCATGAAAATATATGTTTCGTTGGAAACTCTAGGTAAAAAGCTAGTCGATGcattcattgaaaaggaatatTTAAGATCCTTAGTAACCATTTGTAAAAGTTACAATCAAATCAATTTGGACTTCCTTGTGAGTGAATTAAAATTCGAAGACAAAGAAGCATTAATAGAGTGGTTTCGAAAAAGAGAACTGAACAAATTCCTCCATATAAAAAATCAGGGTGAGGAGAATGAATATCAACTCCTGGATACGAAGGCCTGCAGGCACGCTATTGTACGACAGTATTCCGGCTCCAAAGCAATCGATATCAGAGGTCAGCAATAGTTTCCCTATAAGTACTTTGATGTCTATAAATGTTTAATTAAAGCATATATgtgaaatttcttcttaACTAACCCTTGTCCTTAGTCCCAGGATGGCGCCAATCCAAGCAGAGAAAAATTAAGCTTACTATCCTCGTCAGCATTTTCCATATACCACTGAACTCTATCTATAACGGATTGTTGACCAATGAGGTCGGTAGCTGGATCTGTTCTTGAACTTATTAGATGGGCACCATCTGCTCTCCTTCCGTCTAATTCATAAACTTCTCCTTCCTTTCGAACAAATGTGATAAAATGAAGGTTGACATCATCCACCGCATCTGGAGCAACTGTTTGACCCAAACTGAATTTATCTGAGTGCTTTTCGCTGAGTTTTACGACAAAATCATCCGTCAAAGAATCGCAATACTTATTGTCTTCCCTTGGTTCCGCTTTTAAAAACTCCAGAAGTTTTGACTGTTTACTTAATAGATCCGCATTATTGCATAGCGAGTGCAACAAACCGTAAAGTCCACAAGCATTTCTTATGGTTTGTTTAAACCAAACCGGTTGGTCATTTGTTGTCGCCTCACCGCGATTATCTTCGCTGTCACCTTTGTTAGCAGGTGTTTTATTCTTGGAGTCCTCGAAAAATGCATTCAACGGGAAAAGAAGTATCAGAGCTTTGACGGGCCTGGGAACAAACCCAAGAAGATCGCGGTCTGTCAATGAATATACATCAATGAAGGAATAGTTTTCATTCAGTCCTAAATCATGGGCAAACTCCGTGAAAATATCTGGATTTGATTCTAATGGGACAACCGAGCGTTCGCTGCTCATTCCGATTTGATATATGTTCAATTTAGCTGAGTTTCCGTTCGCGTTTTAGGTTATAGGTAGATGTAatgattattttttttttttgaattatcaTACAAAAAAGGGTAAATGAAAACACCGAGAGTAAAGCAAGTATACTGATTTACCGCacaattctttcaaagcaaGGCCACAATAATATCACTTTCTATAACTAGAACCAGTGACTATTTCAAGATTTAGTTGCTGTGTTTTGCAGATAAGTCTGATACTTCTTATTATTTATGCAAGCGAGACGGTGATGTTTTGGCTTTCGATTTTTTCGAAGGTTTTAAAAAGTTTCGCTAGGTCAAGAATGTAGTCATTTCATGAAAATTTAGAGTGTAGAATAATCAATAATGATTCTATTATATACTGTTTTTGGTTTGAATAACCGATCATGGTGCATCAGTGCACTCCCAGTCTGTAGGTTGATAATCTTCCGGGTGTTCAATGGCCTCCATTTGCTGAGGACTTAGCTCAAAATTGTACACATCTATGTTACCAGGTAGCCTATCTGGGTTTTTTGTCTTGGGCAGTGGTAGATATCCTTTTTGTAATGACCATCTAATTAGAATCTGTCCCGTATTGCGGCCAACTTCATGAGCCACTTTGACCAGTTCAGGGTCTTTTAACTTATATCCATGAGTCAAAGGAGCATAATCTTCGACTATAATGCCCTTGCTCTGACACCACGTTGCCAATTCTTCTCTCATACACCAAGGTgagatttcaatttgattgaCGACAGGTTTGTATACCAAGTCTTTCCAGGATAGAAGTTCTTCAATATGATGTTTACCGTAATTGGAAACACCTATGGATTTCACCGAACGCATTTCAACAGCTTCTTGCATTGCTTTGTAGGTTTCCAGTCTTTTTTGAGGGCCACTCAATGGTGAATGAATCAGTAGCAGATCAATGTAAcctatttttttgattttgtccAGACACTCAGCGATCCCTTTTTTGGCTTGTGTGTAACCATTCTGAGAGTTCCAAAGTTTGGTAGTATAGAAGACGTCTTCTCGCTTGTTATTGACAGGATCTTCTTTCAGCCATCTGTAAATCCCTTCACCAACCTCCATCTCATTTCCATAAAGCACTGCTGTATCGAAGTGGCGATAGCCACATTTTAAAGCTTGATAGACAATACTTGCTGTAGAATTACGTGGTATATCATACGTACCCAAGGCTAGGCTTGGCACTTTGACtccatttgaaaatttatAGTATCTTGGAACTGACGACATCTTCATATAAATTGTGTGTAatcatttatcatttgatAAGCGCGCTTTAGAAAATAAGATTCTCGTTCCCTTTATATATCCTAATTTTTGAATACCATCCCATCGCACATTTTCGTTTGCTATTAAAAAAACTCCGAAGAAAAACTTACACTCAATTCtggaaaaggaaaatggaaaGGCCAcaagaattcaaattgaCCAACGACTGGACCCATTCCTGAATCCAGCAATGGTTATTCTCTCCCAAGACACACGTTTTCAGCTACTTTGGCTATGCAGTTCGGTAATCCTCCTTAATTCTTCGTTACCGAAGGATTGAAAGGTTTAAATGTAGCCTTAGTCGAAATACTTAAGGCTTTATCAACCGTGCTATGCTGATTCCCAGTAAAAACAGATT contains:
- the THP3 gene encoding Thp3p (similar to Saccharomyces cerevisiae YPR045C; ancestral locus Anc_7.471) is translated as MGSTYNEVSPLALGKSRNQRRSKDQKTRDDDSSYVPAPPPESPPLRVEPPGFNTASIMGGSDPLQTAPTKRNRNGINNATSFMASVPAFSLPNAQLQRSLPIPSASGTILEPQAGKSMNIYGGAGPLMSSTKAANNKFQVPLDSSVETRENFGLARVQEAHLIKGNNKKRKMSNNMKSSKQLKEDASASSIEEQERRKKRAEKFRTSRDNSNNYNFDNDENFANLNAISTKSHKFDKNNRIIGLCQDLEKSYLRLTSEPNPNLVRPLTVLKKTYALLMNKHKKKKASYQYLCDQFKSMRQDLRVQMIENQFTVKVYESHARIALENGDIGEFNQCQSRLIVLFELSSIKASFLEEFTSYRILYYTLTEDNGNINMLRLELIKKNPAVFSNRMVKTAFDLAHARLMGDYHNFMKIYVSLETLGKKLVDAFIEKEYLRSLVTICKSYNQINLDFLVSELKFEDKEALIEWFRKRELNKFLHIKNQGEENEYQLLDTKACRHAIVRQYSGSKAIDIRGQQ
- the AIM25 gene encoding Aim25p (similar to Saccharomyces cerevisiae YJR100C; ancestral locus Anc_7.472); amino-acid sequence: MSLTGTIKRSLSSFTHNAVKNGAFRRLAAKKAQPTRIVRPWESPENSNTETTFIQPHHPIATRILNEPTIIVERQLEMMNVFLGFEQANKYAILDVMGNRIGYMQERDFSFMKSIMRQVYRLHRPFTVDVFDNWGNVILTIKRPFSWINSHIKAFLPPVTTVEQNYLESPAKSSAVSSKTFGGSSGVPIPQVIGESASEGILVGESIQNWHLWRRRYELFQREKGSDGSFSEFGQIDAPFLSFDFPVSDEKGKIIAGVDRNWVGLGREMFTDTGVYIVRFDSSQSFDGVHPPEVIGDSVLNLDQRAVLLANALSIDFDYFSRHSGHGGGLLSFGSYDD
- a CDS encoding aldo-keto reductase superfamily protein (similar to Saccharomyces cerevisiae YJR096W; ancestral locus Anc_7.468), whose amino-acid sequence is MKMSSVPRYYKFSNGVKVPSLALGTYDIPRNSTASIVYQALKCGYRHFDTAVLYGNEMEVGEGIYRWLKEDPVNNKREDVFYTTKLWNSQNGYTQAKKGIAECLDKIKKIGYIDLLLIHSPLSGPQKRLETYKAMQEAVEMRSVKSIGVSNYGKHHIEELLSWKDLVYKPVVNQIEISPWCMREELATWCQSKGIIVEDYAPLTHGYKLKDPELVKVAHEVGRNTGQILIRWSLQKGYLPLPKTKNPDRLPGNIDVYNFELSPQQMEAIEHPEDYQPTDWECTDAP
- the YUH1 gene encoding ubiquitin-specific protease YUH1 (similar to Saccharomyces cerevisiae YUH1 (YJR099W); ancestral locus Anc_7.470), translated to MSSERSVVPLESNPDIFTEFAHDLGLNENYSFIDVYSLTDRDLLGFVPRPVKALILLFPLNAFFEDSKNKTPANKGDSEDNRGEATTNDQPVWFKQTIRNACGLYGLLHSLCNNADLLSKQSKLLEFLKAEPREDNKYCDSLTDDFVVKLSEKHSDKFSLGQTVAPDAVDDVNLHFITFVRKEGEVYELDGRRADGAHLISSRTDPATDLIGQQSVIDRVQWYMENADEDSKLNFSLLGLAPSWD